CCCACGCCGGGACCGGCTACGACTACGACACCTTCGCCGGCGACCTGGACACCGTGCTCACGACGCTGGACCTCACCGACGTCATCCTCGTCGGCTTCTCGATGGGCACCGGCGAGCTCGCCCGCTACGCGAGGCTGTTCGGCACCGACCGCATCGCCAAGTTCGCGTTCCTCGCCTCCCTCGAGCCCGGCATGCTCGGCCAGGGCGTGCCCCAGTCGGTCTTCGACGGGATCGAGGCGACGGCGATCGAGGACCGCTTCGCCTGGTTCACGCAGTTCTACAAGGACTTCTACAACCTCGACGACAACCTCGGCACCCGGATCTCGCAGGAGGCCGTGACGGCCAGCTGGAACACCGCCACCATGAGCGCCCCCATCGCCGCCTCCGCGGTCGTGCGGACGTGGATCGAGGACTTCACCGCCGACGTGGCTGCGGTGCGCGCGAGCGGCCTCCCCACGCTGATCGTCCACGGAACCGCGGACAACATCCTGCCCATCGACGCGACGGGCCGCCCGTTCCACGCCGCCTTCCCCGAGGCCGAGTACGTCGAGATCGACGGCGCGCCCCACGGCATGCTCTGGACCCACGCGCGCGAGGTCAACGCGATCCTCGTGCCCTTCATCCAGGGCTGAGCCCCCGCGACGCCGCCCTCACGGCGCCGCGCGGCCTCCGCGGAGCCGACCTCGCCGTCGGCTCCGCGGGGATCAGCCGGACGTCGGCCCGCTCGCGCTCGGCGCGCAGGGTCCGCGTCCCGACGAGGGACCGCCCGGCGGACCTCGACGAGGTCCTCCGCAGCTGCTCGCGACCCGGCGCCTGGCGGGGCATGGAGGCCCTCCCCTGGTCGCTGACCGCGGACGGGGACGGGGCCCGGTAGCCGCAGGAGGGCGTCGGCCTCAGAGCATGCGCCGCATCATGCGCTCGGCGACGCGCAGCCCGAGCCGCGTGGGGAGCACCCGGGAGGACACGGCTGCCAGGATCGCGTTCCGGGTGCCGTCGACCACCGAGGGCGCCGTGCCGGACATCGCCCGCCACGCGGTGTCGACCACCTGCTCGGGGCGCCGCTTGTCCGTGGAGGGGTTCGAGCCCATCCCCGTGTCGGTGTCCCCGGGGGAGACGGCGAGGATCCGCAGCCCGAAGCCGCGGTTCTCCTCGGAGAGCGCCTGGGTGAGGGCGATGACGTAGGACTTCGTGGCGGAGTACGCGGCGAAGTGCGGCATCGGCTGGTATCCAGCGGCGCTGCCGATGTTGACGATCGTGCCCGACCCCTGCGCGCGCATCCGCACGATCGCGGCGCGCGTGAGCAGGGTGAGGGCCGTGACGTTGAGGTCCACGAGCTGGCGCAGGTGCGCCTCGGACGTGTCCGCGAGGTCGCCCTCGGGCGCGACGCCGGCCGAGTTCACGAGGTGGTCGAGCCGCGGCAGGTCCGCGCGGAGGGCCTCGGCGAGGGTCGCGACGTCCGCCTCGCGCGTGAGGTCCGCGACGTGCGCCGTGGCCGTCACCCCGTGGCGCTCGCCGATCTCGTCCGCGAGGGCGCGGAGGGCGACGCCGGATCGCGCGACGAGCACGACGTCGTGCCCCTCGCGGGCGTGGCGGCGGGCGAACTGCTCGCCGATGCCGGAGCTCGCTCCGGTGATGACGGCGAGAGGACGTGGTGATGCGGGCATGCGGGGCTCCATTCGATGCGGATAGGTCATCCGTTCGGATAGCGTATCCGCTCTCTCGCGGTCGCGCCTAGGATCGGTGCATGCAGCCCCTCCGCCGAGACGTCGCGCACAACCGCGAGCGCATCGAGGAGGCGGCGCGGCGCCTGATCGTCGACGGCGAGATCCCGGGACTGAACGCCGTCGCCCGCGCGGCCGGGGTGGGCGTGGCGACCGTCTACCGGCACTTCGCGACGGTCGCCGAGCTCGAGGAGGCGCTGGTCGGGGATCGGTTCCGCGCCCTCGAGGCGACCCTGGAGGACGTCCGGCCGGGGCAGCTCGAGGAGGTGCTGACGACGCACGTCACCCTGCTCGTCGAGGACGCCCTGTTCGAGCGCGTCACCGCGCGCCCCGTCCCCGCGTCGGCCGGGACCGCCGAGGCGCGGGACGCGTTGATCGCGGGCCTCCAGACGCTGCTGGACCGGGCGGCCGCCGCGGGCGAGATCCGCGACGACGTGGGGGCGGGTGAGGTCCTCGCGCTCCTCTGCGGCGTCGCCCACTCGATCCGCAGCTCGCCGGCGCCCACGACCGCGCCCCGCGACTCCGTGCTGCTGCGCGTGGTGCTCGACGGGCTGGCGCGGCCGGCGCAGGACCGCTCGGGCACGCGGTAGGACGTCGCGGGCGGACCGGTCGGTGGATCCGGTGCGCCTCGCCCGAGGACGGGTCCCGCCTAGGCCGCGACGGCCTCCGCGTGCGCCCGCTCGTACGCCGCGCCGCCCTCGCGGAGCGCCGGGCAGTGCTCGGGCGTCGGGTTGGCGCAGATCTCGATGACGCGCGACAGCTCCGCGCGGGCCCGCTCGAGCTCGGCGATGCCGGCGGAGATGCGCTCGCGCTCGGCGAGCAGGAGCGCCATGTCCTCGGGCGCGGCGACGCCGGTGTCGACGCTCGGCAGGAGCGCGAGGATCGTGCGGCTCGGCAGGCCGGCGGCGTAGAGCTGCTGGATGAGCTGCACCCGCTCGACGGCCGCCTCGTAGTAGACGCGCTGGCCGCTCGGGGTGCGCTCCGCCGGGAGCAGGCCCTGCTCCTCGTAGTACCGGAGCGCCCGGGTGCTCACGCCCGCGCGTCCCGCCACGTCGCCGATCCGCAGCATGAGGCCCTCTTCCCTGGTGGTGATGGTGGTGATCCTGTCGATCCGCCGGGCGGACTTGCCCTTCACGTCGACGTCAACTCCTAGCGTAGGCCGCGCCGCACCGCGCATCCGACGCGGGCGGCAGGAGGAATCACGCATGGACATCCAGGATCAGGTCGCCCTCGTCACCGGCGCCAACCGCGGCATCGGCCGCACCTTCGTCGAGGAGCTGCTCGAGCGCGGCGCCCGCAAGGTCTACGCGACCGCGCGCCGCCCCGAGGCGATCGACATCCCCGGCGTCGAGGTGCTGCGCCTCGACCTCATGGACGAGGCGTCCGTGACGGCCGCCGCAGCAGCGGCGCAGGACGTGACGCTCCTCATCAACAACGCCGGCATCTCGACGGGCGCCCAGCTCATCACGGGCGACATGGCGGAGATCCGCCGCGAGATGGACACCCACTACTTCGGCACGCTCGGCGTGATCCGGGCGTTCGCGCCCGTGCTCGCCGCCAACGGGGGCGGCGGGATCGTCAACGTGCTGTCCGCGCTGTCGTGGTTCGCGGCCCCTGGCGCGGGCGGCTACGCGGCGGCGAAGGCGGCCGAGTGGAACATGACGAACGCGCTGCGGCTGGAGCTCGAGGGGCAGGGCACGCTCGTGCAGGGCGTGCACCTCGGCGCCGCGGACACCGACATCATGGCCGGCTACGACGGGCCGATGCTCGACCCGCGCGACGTCGCCCGCGCCGCGCTCGACGGCGTCGCCGCGGACGCGATCGAGGTCGTCGTCGACGACTGGAGCCGCATGGTGAAGGACTCGCTGATCCACGACCCGCGCGAGTTCTACGCGAAGATCCGCGCGATCCTCGGCTGATCCGAGGACGGGAGGGGTGCCCGCGCCGGACGCGCGGTCACCCCGCCGCCGCGCCTACCCCGCCGCGAAGCGGACGGATGCGCCCTCGAGCACGAACTCGAGCGCGGTGCCCTCGGGGAACTCGTCCCGGAGCTCGGCGGGCATGTCGTCCGTGACCGTGAGGACCCCGCGGGCGGGGAACGCGCCGGCCGCGCAGCCGCCGATCGGGGTCCCGCCGCGCGAGGAGCGCGGGGCGACGACCGTGACGCAGGCGGCGCCGCCGTCGGGGTTCTCGAGGCCGATCACCGTGAGGCCGTGGAACTCGCCGACGCCGGTCGCGACGTCCTGGTACCAGTCGTCCCAGCGCTCGGGGACGGCGCGGTCGGGATCCAGCGCGACGGTCCCGACCTCGCGGCCCGTCATCGTGGCGAGCGCCGAGGAGACGGCGACCGTCGCGCCGACCGCGACGAGCACGGACGCGGCCCAGAGGATCGCGGTGCGGGGGCGGAGCGGTGCCGCGCGGCGCGGGGGCGCGTCCTCGCTGCCGCCGGCCGTGTCGTCGTCCGGAGCGGCCACGTCGTCCGCGTCGGCCGCGTCGGCGTCCGCGGAGCCCGCGCGCGTCGCGTCCGCGGTCCCGCCGCCCGGCGCGGCATGCCGTCCGCGAGGAGCGTCGCTCGCGGCGGCGGGCCGCGGATCCGCCACCCCGCCGACGAGGGCCGCACCGCGCGCCCCCGCCTCCAGCTCGCGCAGGCGGGCGAGCTCGGCGTCGTCGAGGTCGGGGTCCGGCCCGTACGCCCGGCGGCGGAGCCCGTGGAGCTCGCTCCGCTGCGCCTCGTCCATGGATCGATCCTGTCACCGCGCGTCCCGGGCGACCGGGTCGCGCTCGTGCCCTGGCCGCCGGGCGCACGCGCGCCTACGCTCGGCCCATGCTCACCGAGACGGACCTGCGGCTGCCCGACGGCCGGACGCTGCACTGCTACGACACGGGATCCGGCGACGGCGCCGACCTCGTGGTCGTCTACCACCACGGCACCCCGAACGTCGGGCCGCCGCCCGCCCCGCTCGTCGACGCCCCCGAGGGCCGGGGCCTCCGGTGGATCTCGTACGACCGGCCAGGCTACGGCGGATCCACCCGGCACCCCGGCCGCTCGATCGCGACCACCGTGGCCGACGACCTCGCCGTCGCGGACGCGCTCGGCGTCGAGCGCTTCGCCGCGTTCGGCCACTCGAGCGGCGGCGTGCTCGCGCTGGCCGCCGCCGCCTCGCTCGGCGACCGCGTTCTCGGCGCGCTCTGCGGGGCGGCCCTGGCGCCCGTCCAGGCGGAGGGCGTCGACTGGTTCGCCGGCATGCACGCGGGCGGCGAACGCGAGCTGCGCGCGGCCGTCACCGGGCGGGAGGCGCTCGAGGCGGAGCTCGCCCGGTCGGAGTTCGACCCGGCGATGTTCACCGACGGCGACCTCCGCGCGCTGGAGACCGACTGGGCGTGGCTGAACGGCGTCGCGTCCCACGGCATGGACGCGGGCCCGGGCGGCATGGTCGATGACGACCTGGCGCTCGTCGCGGACTGGGGCGTCGACCTCGCCGCCGTCACCGCGCCGGTGATCCTGCTCCACGGCGACGCCGACCGGATAGCGCCGGTCGCCCACGCGCGCTGGCTCGCCGACCGCGTGCCGGGCGCCGAGCTCGTGATCCGCCCGGACGACGGCCACATCTCCGTGCTGCGCGGCGCGGCCGGCGCGCTCGCCCGGCTGCGGGAGCGCATCCGCACCGCAGCCTAGGGAGACGCGCCCCGGAGACGGCTCTCGCCGACCCGGACGGATCCGGATCGGCGAGAGAGGGGTGGAGCGGCGGCGGTCAGTGCCCGCGCGACACCCGCCGCGGCAGGGCGAACACGAGCGCGAAGGCGACGACCGCGAAGATCGCGCTGACGCCCATGGCGGACGCGGACGCGTCGGTGAACGCCTGCGGGAGCATCTCGGGTCCGCGGATCCCCGCGCCCGCGACGCCCGCGAACAGCACGCTGCCGATGACGGCGATGCCCACGGCCGAGCCGACGCGCTGCACGGTGCCGATGACGCCGGAGGCCGCTCCCGCCTCGGCGGGGTCGACCGTCGCGACGATGAACTGCGCGTTCGGGGCGATGAAGAGGCCGTTGCCGATGCCGGCGAGGAGCAGCGGGACGAGGAGCATCCAGCTGGTGAGGTCCTCGGCGGCCGTGTTCAGCAGCACGAGCCAGAGCCAGATGAGGCCGACGCTCACGAGGGCCGTGCCGATCACGAGCACCGTGCGGCCGAGGCGGTTCGTCAGCCGGTTGCTCTGCGACGAGCCGACGATGCTGCCGATGGCGAACGGGATCGAGACGAGGCCCGACGCGAGCGCCGAGTTGCCGAGGCCCGACTGCCAGAGGATCGAGATGGTGAAGAAGATGCTGGTGAAGGCCGCGAAGTAGACCATCGCGAGGATCACGCCGCCCGTGAACGCGGGGTGCGTGAACAGGTGCGGCGGCACGAGGACGCTCTTCGCGCGCCGCGTCTGCCGGACCTCCCACGCGCCGAAGAGCGCGAGGAGCACGACGCCGCCGGCGAGCGACAGGTAGGTCCAGAGCGGCCAGCCCTGGTCCTGGCCGTCGATGAGCGGCACGAGGAGGGCCACGAGGCCCGCGCTCACGAGGATCACGCCGACGAAGTCGACGCCCGTCGCGGCGGGGGCCTTCGCCGGGGCGGATCCGCGACCGGCCGGGGCGCCGGACCGCGCGCCGGACTGCGCGCGCACGTCGCCCGCCACCTGCTCGGCGACCTGGCGGCTGGGCAGCAGGAAGGCCGCGGCGATGACGGTCGCGAGGCCGACGGGCAGGTTCACGAAGAAGACCAGGCGCCAGCCCGACTCCTCCCCCGCGGCCTGGATGATCAGGCCTCCCACGATCGGGCCGAGCGCGGACGAGACGCCGATGACGGCGCCCATGATGGCGAACGCCTTGCCGCGCGCCTGCGGCGGGAACAGCAGCTGGATGAAGGCGGTCACCGCGGGCACGAACAGGCCGCCGGACAGCCCCTGCACCACGCGCGCGATCACGAGCTGGAGGTCGTCCTGAGCCACACCGCACGCGAGGCTGGCGAGCGTGAACAGCGCGATGCCGGTCACGAACACCCACTTGTGCCCGTAGCGGTCACCGAGGCGGCCCGCGGGGATCAGCGCGAGCCCGAACGCGAGCGCGTAGCCGGAGATGATCCAGCTCAGCGTCGACTCGGAGGCGTCGAGGCTCGTGCGGATCGTCGGCAGGGCCACGTTCACGATCGTGGTGTCGAGCAGCGCGATGAACATGCCCGCGAGCAGCACGATGAGCGCCTGCCAGGCGCGGCGGGAGACGACGGGGGCGGAGGCGGATCCGGAGGCGCCGGGCGCTCCCGAGCCGCCGGACGCCGGGCGGGCGGATGCGGTGGTGTCGGACATGGGGGTCCTCTCATGCCGACGCGGGCGTCGGCGGTGGTGCGGGCGGATCCGTCGGGCGGGCGCGCGAGCGGGCGTCGCGGGCGCGGGACGGGAGGTCGGGCGCCTCGCGTGCTGGCGGACGGCGCGCACGGAGGAGGATCCGCGGCGGTGCGGGGAGACGGCCGGGCGGATGCGCCCGTGCGGCCAGTCTGGCACCGGTTGACCTGTGCGGCCTATCCGGGTGTCCGCGCACAGGCTGCCGTCACCGGCGCGCGGCGTCGCGCGTCCGGCCGCCCGGTCCGTCATCCGGCGGATGCGGCGCGCGCGGTCCCGTCGATACCGTGGTCGGATGAGCGCCGCATCCGCCCCCGACAGCGTCGACCGCTTCTGGGTCCGCCCGGGACCGGACCGCGCGGGGCTCCGCGCCGACCTGCTGCTCGCGGGCGTCATGCTCGTGCTCACGACCGGCAGCTGCACCCTCTACTACGCGATCGGCATGTACCCGTCCCGTCCGCCCCTCTGGGTCATCGGCGCCTGGATCCTCCTGATGACCGGTCCGCTGGCCCTCCGCCGCCTGCAGCCCGAGGCGGTCACGCTCGTGGTCGGCGCGACCTTCATCGTCGGCGCGTACCAGTTCGTCCCCGAGGTGATGTTCTCGAACATCGCCATGTTCATCGCCATGTACTCGCTCGGCGCCTGGGGCCGCAGCCGGCTCCGGGCGAACGTCGTCCGCGGCGTCATCGTGGTCGGCATGTTCGCCTGGCTGTTCTCGGCCCTCCTGCAGACCTCGGGCTTCTTCTCGCTCGCGGGGTCCGACTTCGAGTCCGCGCCCGACGACGCGTGGGTGCCCGCGCCGATCGCCGCCGGGCTCGTCTCGATCGTCATGAACCTCCTCTACTTCGGCGGCGCCTGGTACTTCGGCGATCGCGCGTGGGCCTCGGCGCGCGACCGGTGCGCGCTCGAGACCCGCACGGCGGAGCTCGCGACGGAGCGGGAGCGCGTGGCCGAGCAGGCGGTCACGCTCGAGCGGGTGCGCATCGCGCGCGAGCTGCACGACGTCGTCGCGCACCACGTCTCGGTGATGGGCGTGCACGCGGGTGCTGCCCGCCGGGTGCTCGGGCGCGACGCCGACAAGGCCGCGGCCTCGCTCGGCATCGTGGAGGACAACGCGCGCAGCGCCATCGAGGAGCTGCACCGCATGCTCGTGGCGCTCCGGCACGAGGAGGGCGGCAGCGGATCCGACGGAGGCGCCGGCGGCGAGCCCGACGAGACCCGCTCGGCGTCGACCCGCGGCGTCGACCAGCTGCACGAGCTCGTGGCGGACGCCTGCGGTGCGGGCCTGCAGGTCGCCTACGACGTCATCGGCACGCCGCGGCCGCTCACGCCCACGGTCGACCTCATCGTCTACCGGGTGGCGCAGGAGTCCCTCACCAACGTGCGGAAGCACGCGGGCACCGGCACGCGCGTCGACCTCCGGGTGCGGTACCTCGTCGACCGCGTCGAGGTGGAGGTGAGCGACGCCGGGCCCGTGGGCGCGGCCGCTGCGGCGACGGCACCCGGGCGCACCGGCCCCGGCGGACTCGGCCAGCGCGGGATGCGGGAACGCGTCGCGGCCGTCGGCGGATCCGTCGAGATGGGTCCGAAGGCGCGCGGCGGCTACCTCGTTCGCGCGTCGCTGCCCACGAGCCCATCGACCGTCGTGCCGCCCGTGCCGATGCCCGTGCCGGTCGACGCGGCCGTCACCGCCCCCGCGTCCGTCGCCGAGGCCGCGCCCGTCGCCGCCCCCGCGTCCGTCCCCGAGGAGGCCCGGGCATGACCGCCGACCCCGCCGCCCCCGTCCGCGTCCTCCTCGTCGACGATCAGGCGCTCGTCCGCGCCGGGTTCCGGGTGATCCTCGAGAGCGAGGACGGCATCGAGGTGGTCGGCGAGGCGGCCGACGGCGAGGAGGGCGTGCGCCTGGCCGCCGCGCTCGCGCCCGACGTGATCTGCATGGACGTGCAGATGCCGCGCGTCGACGGCCTCGAGGCCACGCGCCGCATCGTCGCCGACCCGGCCATCACCGCCGGCGTGCTGATGCTCACCACCTTCGACCGGGAGGACTACCTCTTCACCGCGCTCGACGCGGGCGCCAGCGGCTTCGTGCTGAAGAGCGCGTCGCCGGAGTCGCTCGTGGAGGCCGTGCACGTGATCGCGCGCGGCGACGCGCTGCTCTCCCCCGACGTCACGCGCCGGGTCATCGAGCGCTTCGGCCGGGGATCCGGCGCGGTCGACGACGCCCCGGCGCCCGCCGTCGCGACCCCGACGATCCCCACCGACCCGCGCGCGCAGACCCTCACCGACCGCGAGCTCGAAGTGCTCCGCCTCCTCGCCGAGGGCCTCGCCAACGCGGAGATCGCCGAGCGCCTGTACCTCGGCGAGGCCACCGTGAAGACGCACGTCTCGCGCCTGCTGCTGAAGCTCGGCGTGCGCGACCGCGTGCAGGCCGTCGTGTTCGCCTACGAGCGCGGCATCGTCGTGCCGGGCGCGAGCTGATGGACGCCAGCGCATGGATCATGGCCGCGGTCATCGTCGTGATCCTCGGCCTCGGCGTGCTGCCGCTCCGGCGACGCCGCGGCGGCAGCGGGGACCGGGACCGCTGATCCCGGCCGATCCGCGACCCCCCCCCGACCTCACCGTGCCGCGATGTCCCCGCGCTCCTCGCGGCGGCGGCGCAGCGCCGACTCGTCCTTGCCGACGATCGCGAGCAGCACGATCGCCAGCACGACGCACGCGAGGATCAGCACGAAGGTCACGTCCCAGCCGAACGCGTGCACCGAGGCGCCGATGCCGGTCGAGGCGAGCGTCGCGCCGAGCACGTACCCGAACAGGCCCGTGAAGCCGGCGGCGGTGCCCGCGACCCGGCGGGGGCTGAGGTCGAGCGCCTGCAGGCCGATGAGCATGACCGGTCCGTAGATCAGGCCGCCGATGAGGACCAGCGCCGCGAGCGACACCCAGAGGGGCCCGTCGGCCGGGGAGAGCCAGTAGATCGCGACGGCCACGCCGACCGCCGCCATGAAGAGGATCCCCGTCGGCGAGCGCCGCCCGCGGAACACCTTGTCGCTGATGTAGCCGCAGAGGAGCGTGCCGGGGATCCCCGCGAGCTCGAACAGCGAGAACCCGGCGATGCCCTCGCCGAGGCTCGCGCCGCGGACGTCCGCGAGGTAGATGGGCGCCCAGACGAGCACGCCGTAGCGGAGCGTGTAGACGAACACGTTCGCGAGCGCGAGGTTCACCATGGTGCGGTTGCCGATGACGTAGCGGCGGATGGTCTGCCAGGTCGTCGCGCCCTCGTCGGCCGCGTCGGTCTCGACCGGTGCCGGGTCGTGCCGGTGCTCCTCGATGGGCGGCAGGCCCTCCGACTCGGGGGTGTCGCGGAGGAGCGCGAAGGCGATCAGGGCGATCACGATGCAGACGAGCGCCGGGAACCAGAACGCGCTCTGCCACGTGCCGAAGGTCGCGATGGCGATGCCGGCGAGACCGCCCGCGCCGGCGCCGCCGACGTTGTGGGCGACGTTCCAGATGGCCGTCTTCCCGCCGCGCTCCGAGGTGGAGAACCAGTGCACGAGGGTGCGGCCGGACGGCGGCCAGCCCATCCCCTGGAAGAAGCCGTTGACGATCATGACCACGGCGAACAGCGCCACCGAGGCCCCGACCGCCGGCACGAACGCGACCACCAGGTTCGCGAACGCGGACAGCAGGAGGCCGATGGGCAGGAACCACCGGGCGCTGCTGCGGTCGCTGACGATGGCGCTCAGGAACTTGCTGAAGCCGTAGGCGAGCAGGACGCCGTTGGTGAGGATCCCGAGGCCGAGTGCGCTGAAGCCGTTCTCGTCGCGGAGGATCGTCGCCACGAGGGGCACGTTGTTGCGGATCAGGTAGTAGGCCGCGTAGCCGATGAAGATGCCCATGAACACCTGCAGGCGGAGCCGCGGGTAGCGGCGGGCGACGGCGGCGTCGTCGAGCCGGGGCGCGGGCGGCGGGGCCGCCATGAAGGTGAGGAGCCCGCGTCGGACGGCGGACCCGTCGGTTCGCGTGCGGTGGTCGGTGGTCATGTCTCTGCCTCCTGGCGTCGCGTCGTCGCGACGGAAGACCACTCAACGCCGTGCCCAGACGATCGTCTAGGGGAAGCGGGCCACGGGTCTCAGAACCCGCCGCGCTGCGACATGGGCGAGAGCACCAGCTCGTCGATCCGCACGTGCGGCGGCGACGCGAGCACGAACAGCGCGGCGCGGGCCACGTCGTCGGGCGTGAGCATCGCCGCGCGCTCGGCGGCGTCCGGGACGGTCGGCCGGAGCGCGAGGAAGTCGCTGTCGATCGTGCCCGGGCAGAGGTGCGTGGCGCGGATCCCGGCACCCGCCTCCTGCGCGTTGAGATCGCGGACCAGCGTCCCGAGCGCGGTCTTCGACGCGCTGTACGCGACCCCGGCGCCCGGCGAGTGGGTCCAGGCGGCGTAGGAGGAGACGAGCACGACCGTGCCGCCGGAGACCCGCAGCAGCGGCAGCGCGGCGGCGACCTGGTGCGCGGGCCCGGTGAGGTTCGTCGCGACGATGCGGTCGAAGTCCGCGAGGTCCTGGTCGGCCCAGGCGCGGCGCGGGGCGTTGAGGCCCGCCGCGACGACGATCCCGTCGAGCCGGCGGAGGCCCGCGACCACGGCGGCGAGCGCGGCGTCGTCGGTCACGTCGAGCGGGGCGACGACCGCGCGGGATCCGAGGTCGTCCACGAGCGCCTGCGTCTCCTCGAGCGGCTCCATGCGGCGGCCCGACAGCACGAGGTCCCAGCCGTCCCGGGCCGCGGCGACGGCGGTCGCGCGGCCGACGCCGGATCCCGCGCCGCTCACCCAGAGGACGCGCGCGCCGGCCGATCCCTCCCCAGCCCGATCGCCGTCGTGGTCGTCGTGCGTCGTCGTGCCGGTCATGGCGGTCTCCCTCGGTCACCCCTACGTTGAGGGAAACGCTATTCGGACTGTGGGGAACGCGCATGCTCATCGATCTCAGCGACAGGGTCGTCGTCGTGTCCGGCGCCGCCCAGGGCATCGGCCGGGCGATCGCCGAGCGCTTCCTCGCGGAGGGGTGCCGGGTCTTCGGGCTCGACCTCCGCTTCCGGGACGAGCCGCCGGCGGGGCTCACCGCGATCGTGGCGGACGTCACGGATCCGGCGTCGGTGCAGGCCGCGGTCGCGCAGGTGCTCGACGCGGCCGGCCGCGTGGACGTGCTCGTGAACAACGCCGGCATCAACGTCGAGGGATCCGTCGAGACGCTCGAGCCCGCGCGCTGGCAGGCCGCGTTCGACGTGAACGTCGGCGGCGTGTTCCTCCTGTCCCAGGCCGTCATCCCGGCGATGAAGGCGGCGGGAGGCGGGCGGATCATCAACGCGGCGTCGTTCGCGGCCGTCGTCCCGAGCGTCGGCGCCGCGGCCTACGGCGCCTCCAAGGCCGCGGTCGTGCAGTTCACGCGCGTGCTCGCGAGCGAGCTCGGGCCGTGGGGCATCACCGTCAACGCGTACGCGCCCGGCATGATCCCCACCGCCATGAACGGCTTCGCGGAGATGCCGGAGCCCGCGCAGGACCGCCTGCTCGACACCCTCAGCATCCGCCGGTGGGAGCGGCCCGACGACGTGGCCGACCTCCTGGTCTTCCTCGCGAGCGACCGCGCCGGGTACATCACCGGCACGCTCGTCGACGTGAGCGGCGGCAAGCTCGCCACGCAGATGCCGCAGCGCGCGTACGAGGGCGAGGGCGCGCCCCCGCGGGGGCCGCGGGACGGCTCTCCCGCGGATCCGTCCGGCCGCGACAGCGAGGGCGGCGTCCGATGAGCGTCACCACGTGGGAGGCGCAGCCGCTCGACACCGTCCGCTCCGAGCACGCCGAGGCGCCGCTCTGGGACGAGGCGCGCGGCACCCTGCTCTGGGCCGACCAGTACGTGGGGCTCGTGCGCGAGGCGACGCTGGATCCGGTCACCCTCGCGGTCGGCCCGGTCACCGAGACGCACGTCGGCGGGCCGGTCGGCGCGGTCGTCCGGCACGCGGACGGCGGCCACGTGCTCGCCGCGCGCGACGGCTTCGTCCGCCTCACGGCGGACGGCGCGCTCATCCCGATGGTCGACGTGCTGCCCGAGGACGGCATCCGTCGCCGCATGAACGACGGCGAGGTGGATCCGCGGGGCCGCCTCTGGGCGGGGTCCATGGCGTTCGACAAGACGCACGGCGCGGGCGCCCTCTACCTCCTCGACCGGGGCCGGACCACGACCGTCCTCGAGGGCGTCACCATCTCCAACGGCACGGCGTTCTCCGCCGACGGCACCGAGATGCTCTACATCGACACCACCACCCAGCAGGTGCGCCGCTTCCGCGTGACCGACGAGGGCGGGCTCGCGGATCCCGAGGTGGTCGTCGAGATCGACCCC
The nucleotide sequence above comes from Clavibacter sp. B3I6. Encoded proteins:
- a CDS encoding MFS transporter gives rise to the protein MSDTTASARPASGGSGAPGASGSASAPVVSRRAWQALIVLLAGMFIALLDTTIVNVALPTIRTSLDASESTLSWIISGYALAFGLALIPAGRLGDRYGHKWVFVTGIALFTLASLACGVAQDDLQLVIARVVQGLSGGLFVPAVTAFIQLLFPPQARGKAFAIMGAVIGVSSALGPIVGGLIIQAAGEESGWRLVFFVNLPVGLATVIAAAFLLPSRQVAEQVAGDVRAQSGARSGAPAGRGSAPAKAPAATGVDFVGVILVSAGLVALLVPLIDGQDQGWPLWTYLSLAGGVVLLALFGAWEVRQTRRAKSVLVPPHLFTHPAFTGGVILAMVYFAAFTSIFFTISILWQSGLGNSALASGLVSIPFAIGSIVGSSQSNRLTNRLGRTVLVIGTALVSVGLIWLWLVLLNTAAEDLTSWMLLVPLLLAGIGNGLFIAPNAQFIVATVDPAEAGAASGVIGTVQRVGSAVGIAVIGSVLFAGVAGAGIRGPEMLPQAFTDASASAMGVSAIFAVVAFALVFALPRRVSRGH
- a CDS encoding alpha/beta fold hydrolase; translated protein: MLTETDLRLPDGRTLHCYDTGSGDGADLVVVYHHGTPNVGPPPAPLVDAPEGRGLRWISYDRPGYGGSTRHPGRSIATTVADDLAVADALGVERFAAFGHSSGGVLALAAAASLGDRVLGALCGAALAPVQAEGVDWFAGMHAGGERELRAAVTGREALEAELARSEFDPAMFTDGDLRALETDWAWLNGVASHGMDAGPGGMVDDDLALVADWGVDLAAVTAPVILLHGDADRIAPVAHARWLADRVPGAELVIRPDDGHISVLRGAAGALARLRERIRTAA
- a CDS encoding SDR family oxidoreductase; the encoded protein is MPASPRPLAVITGASSGIGEQFARRHAREGHDVVLVARSGVALRALADEIGERHGVTATAHVADLTREADVATLAEALRADLPRLDHLVNSAGVAPEGDLADTSEAHLRQLVDLNVTALTLLTRAAIVRMRAQGSGTIVNIGSAAGYQPMPHFAAYSATKSYVIALTQALSEENRGFGLRILAVSPGDTDTGMGSNPSTDKRRPEQVVDTAWRAMSGTAPSVVDGTRNAILAAVSSRVLPTRLGLRVAERMMRRML
- a CDS encoding alpha/beta fold hydrolase, whose product is MGTIAVRQEDSTSIELHYEDSGTGQAVVLIHGYPLDGTSWERQARELLAAGYRVITYDRRGFGKSSHAGTGYDYDTFAGDLDTVLTTLDLTDVILVGFSMGTGELARYARLFGTDRIAKFAFLASLEPGMLGQGVPQSVFDGIEATAIEDRFAWFTQFYKDFYNLDDNLGTRISQEAVTASWNTATMSAPIAASAVVRTWIEDFTADVAAVRASGLPTLIVHGTADNILPIDATGRPFHAAFPEAEYVEIDGAPHGMLWTHAREVNAILVPFIQG
- a CDS encoding MerR family transcriptional regulator → MKGKSARRIDRITTITTREEGLMLRIGDVAGRAGVSTRALRYYEEQGLLPAERTPSGQRVYYEAAVERVQLIQQLYAAGLPSRTILALLPSVDTGVAAPEDMALLLAERERISAGIAELERARAELSRVIEICANPTPEHCPALREGGAAYERAHAEAVAA
- a CDS encoding SDR family oxidoreductase — its product is MDIQDQVALVTGANRGIGRTFVEELLERGARKVYATARRPEAIDIPGVEVLRLDLMDEASVTAAAAAAQDVTLLINNAGISTGAQLITGDMAEIRREMDTHYFGTLGVIRAFAPVLAANGGGGIVNVLSALSWFAAPGAGGYAAAKAAEWNMTNALRLELEGQGTLVQGVHLGAADTDIMAGYDGPMLDPRDVARAALDGVAADAIEVVVDDWSRMVKDSLIHDPREFYAKIRAILG
- a CDS encoding TetR/AcrR family transcriptional regulator gives rise to the protein MQPLRRDVAHNRERIEEAARRLIVDGEIPGLNAVARAAGVGVATVYRHFATVAELEEALVGDRFRALEATLEDVRPGQLEEVLTTHVTLLVEDALFERVTARPVPASAGTAEARDALIAGLQTLLDRAAAAGEIRDDVGAGEVLALLCGVAHSIRSSPAPTTAPRDSVLLRVVLDGLARPAQDRSGTR